In Uranotaenia lowii strain MFRU-FL chromosome 2, ASM2978415v1, whole genome shotgun sequence, one genomic interval encodes:
- the LOC129745433 gene encoding WW domain-containing adapter protein with coiled-coil homolog → MVMHARKPQRLLNDGYHQSHQYQNSKYSSSKRDYEREASRSGGYGRDRDNSPAGSSLNNGNYKSISPDMDSPRDRDRERDRDRERDRDRDRSDRYQYGMSKMRDKDRDRDYKKDKYSDSLRSPKDKRSRSDRDSDHRSNHDRRLKLSVSEKRGGSSSNSDDRERDRERERSERERERERDRDRLRDRDRDRDRGGGGGGIGGNSGGSGGGGISNSGGMSGGGSSSMGGGASGSGATGGIGGERVNRVGDWSEHVSSSGKKYYYNCKTEVSQWEKPREWIEKESRIMSKDREYSRDKDRERERDRSERERVDDRYSASSRSASSYGKHSNSKNSNSRIRWPAHETHRRRHDENQEMDISPGDSTPTSEANYSHTSTPTNQQSAHGMNNSNSANNDGGPNAASGLMANQLPRLLSNPMATQSGVMPPHSQHQSQSSSNYATSASTASPSVLQQQQHHQQQHLHGSNNELMLSSNTPGPPGSGSHHHHHVHHPHHQQLQQQSQQSPHSSSASVSGSNTITSSHAVLSKHLPQTSGSSKTSADHGEHMQQKSLQGVNSSLSRQLNPNGTAVGPSVEGNASSIREHALNSPLYNVSNLSHPSTPMSAGGSGLLNHSNHQSNNLNTSSSSANLSGGSNSSQLMSGDGPPTPTQEMDLALTDHRKMEGTSANTTSTVSSLQGVMTSSQCGRSQGPNLTPSLAKYFRADLISHVTGWPSEILEKTIQKLSEEAHILGDLQCSKVSADLKCARSLVRITEITATLQEQKIMYLRQQIRRLEELNSQNSFMSSNDL, encoded by the exons aactccAAGTATAGCTCCTCAAAGAGGGACTACGAACGAGAGGCTAGCAGATCCGGTGGTTATGGGCGTGACCGGGATAACTCTCCGGCAGGAAGTTCGCTAAACAATG GCAACTACAAGTCTATCTCCCCGGACATGGATTCCCCGAGAGATCGCGATCGCGAACGAGATCGTGATCGCGAACGGGATCGAGATCGTGATCGCAGCGATCGGTACCAGTACGGTATGAGTAAGATGCGCGACAAGGATCGTGACCGAGATTATAAGAAGGATAAATATTCAG ATTCACTACGATCACCGAAAGATAAACGAAGCAGGAGCGATAGAGACTCCGATCATCGGTCGAACCATGATCGACGTCTCAAACTATCGGTATCCGAGAAACGAGGTGGTTCCAGCTCGAACTCTGACGACCGTGAAAGGGATCGCGAGCGTGAACGTAGCGAACGAGAGCGTGAACGAGAACGTGACCGTGATAGGCTTCGCGACAGAGATCGAGATCGCGATCGAGGAGGGGGAGGAGGAGGCATCGGTGGAAACAGCGGAGGAAGTGGTGGGGGAGGTATAAGTAATAGTGGCGGAATGAGTGGAGGCGGCAGTAGCAGCATGGGTGGAGGGGCTAGTGGAAGCGGAGCAACCGGAGGGATTGGTGGTGAGAGAGTTAATCGCGTTGGCGATTGGAGCGAACATGTAAGCTCGTCGGGGAAGAAGTATTACTACAACTGCAAGACCGAAGTTTCCCAATGGGAGAAACCACGAGAATGGATAGAGAAGGAAAG CAGGATCATGTCGAAAGATCGGGAATACAGTAGAGACAAAGACCGAGAACGCGAGCGCGATAGGAGTGAACGTGAACGAGTGGATGATCGATATTCTGCCAGCAGTCGATCGGCTTCATCGTACGGAAAGCATTCCAACAGTAAAAATAGTAACTCTAGAATCCGATGGCCTGCTCACGAGACTCACAGGCGGAGACATGACG aaaatcaagaaatggaCATCAGCCCCGGCGACTCAACGCCAACCTCTGAAGCCAACTATTCTCATACGAGCACACCGACCAACCAACAAAGTGCGCATGGCATGAACAATAGCAATTCTGCCAACAATGATGGTGGTCCCAATGCTGCCTCCGGATTAATGGCCAATCAGTTGCCACGATTACTGTCAAACCCGATGGCCACCCAAAGCGGAGTCATGCCGCCACATTCACAGCATCAATCCCAATCTTCGTCGAATTATGCCACATCGGCATCAACGGCGTCTCCATCCGTACTGCAACAACAGCAACACCATCAGCAACAGCACCTACATGGTTCTAATAACGAGCTGATGCTGAGCTCAAACACACCGGGACCGCCAGGATCAGGCTCGCATCACCACCATCATGTGCATCATCCCCACCATCAGCAGTTGCAACAGCAAAGCCAACAGTCTCCACATTCTTCAAGTGCATCTGTTTCTGGCTCGAATACGATTACATCGTCCCATGCCGTCTTGTCAAAACATCTTCCTCAGACGTCCGGAAGCAGCAAAACTTCGGCAGATCATGGGGAACATATGCAGCAAAAATCATTGCAAGGAGTCAACAGTTCCTTGTCACGGCAGCTGAATCCCAATGGAACCGCAGTTGGACCGTCAGTGGAGGGTAACGCGAGTAGTATAAG GGAGCATGCCCTGAATTCACCACTCTACAACGTTTCAAATCTGTCTCACCCATCCACACCGATGTCGGCCGGCGGGTCCGGGCTGTTGAATCACAGTAATCATCAGTCAAACAACCTTAATACGTCCTCTTCGTCGGCCAATTTGAGTGGGGGCAGTAATAGTAGTCAACTGATGAGTGGAGATGGTCCGCCGACGCCTACGCAAGAAATGGATCTAGCATTAACGGATCACCGGAAGA TGGAAGGTACGAGTGCAAACACGACTAGCACTGTCAGCAGCCTGCAGGGCGTAATGACTTCTTCACAATGCGGCCGATCTCAAGGACCGAATCTAACGCCCAGTCTGGCCAAGTACTTCCGTGCAGATTTGATATCCCACGTAACGGGATGGCCGTCGGAGATACTGGAGAAAACG atTCAAAAACTATCTGAAGAGGCACATATTTTGGGAGATCTTCAGTGCAGCAAAGTATCGGCAGATTTAAAATGTGCTAGGAGTTTAGTTAGGATAACGGAAATCACTGCAACTTTGCAAGAACAGAa AATTATGTATCTACGACAGCAAATTCGTAGACTAGAGGAGCTGAACTCGCAAAACTCTTTTATGTCGTCTAATGATCTATAG
- the LOC129746633 gene encoding putative ATP synthase subunit f, mitochondrial — translation MSVHPNRKFASISRLVGADRRTKMAFGDYPAEYNPKVHGPYDPARYYGKPDTPFGQVKLSELGSWFGRRDKNPKAAAGAVSRAFWRWQHKYWQPKRMGIAPFFQVIVGGMVFFYTINYGKLKHHRNYKYH, via the coding sequence atgagcgtgCACCCGAATCGAAAATTTGCTTCGATCAGTCGTTTAGTTGGTGCGGACAGAAGAACCAAGATGGCTTTCGGTGACTATCCGGCAGAGTACAACCCCAAAGTTCACGGGCCGTACGATCCAGCCCGTTACTACGGTAAACCGGACACCCCGTTCGGACAGGTGAAGCTAAGCGAACTCGGCTCCTGGTTTGGGCGCCGCGATAAGAACCCCAAGGCCGCAGCCGGGGCCGTCAGTCGCGCCTTCTGGCGATGGCAACACAAGTACTGGCAGCCAAAGCGGATGGGAATCGCTCCGTTTTTCCAGGTCATCGTTGGAGGAATGGTCTTCTTCTACACCATTAACTACGGTAAGCTGAAGCACCATCGCAACTACAAGTACCATTAA